The Macellibacteroides fermentans genome includes the window ATCACAGATTAAGGAAATAACTCTTCCGGAAGAGGTGGCCCACTTGATTAAAAGGACAAGATCCTATAAAGAAGAAATGGAGTATACTCCAATGATGAGAATTATTTCTCTCAATAACAGCCGACACTTTATCGTTTTTTCGTGTGATGGCTTTTTGTATATGTATGCGTTAACTATAAATTGGTAATATCTCTTTTTTATTTGGCAGAGAGGAGGGCACAAATATACAAATTAGTACCTCGTAAATTTAGTCAGTGTACATCTATCAATAGAAAACCTGGAGTTGTAAGTGTTTCACCATTTGCCAATACTTAATTTACTAAAATCCTTTTAAAAGTAATAAATATTAGATTATTTCGTTAGTGTTATTATAGTAAGTGATTGTCAATCAGAAATAATCTATCAATATAAAAATGTGTATTTAACTTTATACTATAACGAATGAAAAAGTTTTTTGATATAATTGTATTGTGCGTTATTGTTATATTTATCTTTCCATCGTGTTCCAAAAATCAAGATTTTGATTTAGAGATTGAAACTGATAAACAAAAATGGTGGGATGAAGCTAAGTTTGGAATGTTTATACATTTTGGGGTGTATTCAGTTCCAGCAGGTCGATTTGTTGGTACAGATTTAGATGGGGTTACATATACCTCCAATGAATCTAGTACAGCAAATGGAGTTGGTGCTGAATGGCTTATGTTTACTTCAAGAATTCCAAGAGAAACATATAAACTATACGCAAATAGCTTTACTTGTAGTAATTTCAATGCTGATGAAATCGCAATGTTGGCTAAGTCTGCAGGAATGAAATATTTGGTTATTACAATTAAGCACCACGATGGATTTGTTATGTATCCAACAAAATTTACCGAATGGAATATAGCAAATAGTGCAGCTAAGGGGAAAGATATAATTAATGAAATTCAAAATGCATGTGTGAGAAATGGACTCAAATTTGGAGTTTATTTTTCTCAAAACATAGATTGGATGGCTGAAGGTTCTTATGGTGAAGTCCCGGAAATTAATGGATACTATGATGATCACTCAAAATATGATTTGTATACTGAGAATTTAATAAATGAATTTGTTAACAGATATCCTAACATTGATTTGATTTGGTGGGATGGATATCATGCAAATAGTAATGAGGTTGTTGCTAATTTATTTAAGAATGCAGCCCTTTCTGTTAGACCGAATATTATTTTTAATGATAGACTATACAGTAAACATGAAGGAGACTATATTACCCCAGAAATGAACCTCAATTTACCTATTCAAAAATTTCAAAGATTTGAATTATGCAACTCTATAAATAAAAAAAGCTGGGGATATAGCGAATCTGTTCATCAGCAGTATTATATGTCTGCTAAAGAAATTATAGTTAATTTATTGAGATGTATTCAATATGGTGGGAATATGTTGCTGAATGTTGGTCCAAAAGCAGATGGGAGCATTCCCCATTCGCAAACGGCTCCACTTAGAGAAGCTGGAGAAATAATTCATAAAATGGGGGGAGTATATAAGTCAAATAGTTTAAAACAATTGTATGGACAACATAATTGCATTTGCCGATATACGGAAGAAAACGGTCAAACTATCTTATATGTGACAAAAATGCCGGGTGTTGATGTTACTGAAATTAACGTGACCGGAATTAATAACAGTATTTCATCAGTAAAGACAAACCACACAGTGACTAAAGTTGGTAATACAATTACGATAAAGGGGCTTAAAGGTGATTTTGATACGGCTCGTATTCAACTGGTTGGTGAAATTGATTGCTATGATGCTGGGATTAACTTGCCTTGTGTTGGCGTGATTTCACCATTATCAGCCTATGCAAACGGAGAGTTAGGAGTAGGACTAGGGGATGAAGATCAATTTATGTATACAAATTGGCGTGGAAATTATTCAGGATCAATTGAATATATGTTTAATGTTATAGAGGAAAAATCCTATAAAATATCTGTTTATACTGCAGAAATGAGTAATTATGAAATTACAATTGAAATTGATGGAGTGAAATATCCTAAAAATATTTCTTTAGGATATCAACGTCATAAATCCACGATAATAGATGCTATAAGCTTATCAAAAGGAAGCCATGTAATCAAGTTAACAATATCTTCTGATGAAGAAAAGTGGGCTAATTTTTATGGAATTGAATTTGAATAAATAACAAGCTCTTATTATTGTAATGGATAAGAGTAAATTAGAATTAAAATTATTATAAACCTAACATACCGGTAATATTACCGGTATGTAGAAGTTTAAAATTTGAAATAACTATTATTTTGCAGAAGTATCTTCTGTCTATATAAGTCGTATACCTGTGGGTTCAATGGAGATAAGCTTCTTTTTGTACAATGCACCGATGGCTTGTTTGAAGCTCTTTTTGCTGCATCCAAACAGACTGTATATTTCTTCAGCAGGTGATTTATCGTGAACCGGCAGAAACCCGTTCTGAACTTTAAGTGCATCCAGAATAATACCGGCAATGCCTTCCACCTTTTCGTATCCAAGACGGGTAAGACTCACATCGATCTTCTCGTCTTCGCGTACCTCTTTTATATATCCTTTAAGATGTTCGCCTCTTTCCAGACGGCGGTAGATTTCGTTATGATATACGAGTCCCCAGTGCAGATTATTGATAATTACCTTGTATCCAATCTCAGTCTCGTCGGCCACCAACAGATCCACCTCCTGATTAAATTCATAAACGGGAGGTACATTATCCAGAAATTTATCCACACGGGCAGAAGCAACGATACGCTTGGTAACATGATCCAGATGTACATACACCAAATACCATTTCCCTTCACGCATGGGCATTTTTTGTTCGCGGAAAGGAACCAGCAGATCCTTCATAAGTCCCCATTCCAAAAAAGCCCCCATATCATTTACCGATTTACATTCCATCCACTGGAACTCACCAACAACAGCAAGCGGCTTTGCCGTTGTGGCAATAATCCGACCCTCGTTATCGTGATAAATAAAAACCTCTACCTCGTCGCCCGGCTTTACATTTCGCGGAACGTAACGAGCCGGAAGCAGAATTTCCAAATCGTCTCCGCCATCCAGATAAACTCCAAAATCGAGGTCTTTTACTATTTTCAGTGTGTTATATTTGCCTATTTCAACCATATACGAATTCTTTTGTACAAATGTACGTATTAATTCACGATTCCTCCTCTGGATTAGTGCTAAAATTAGTTTTAACTGCGGCAATATATCAAAAATTGCATCGTTATATAGGTTGTAAAACGGTTAACGATGTTTAAAAACCGTTTATAGAAATCAATATATCCGACTTAATTAAATGAACTGATATGAATTTGAAATTAGCACCGTTCGCTTTGTGCCTTTATGTGCTTTGCGCGTGTTCGACACCGAAAAACATTACCTATTTTCAGGATTTGAATAATCCGGATAAACAATCCATCACGCAACAAAACAATCAGTTTGTACCCCGAATTTGTGTAGGTGATTTACTTACGATAACCGTTTCGGCCCTCGATCCGGCAGCTGTAGCACCCTTTAACCTGCCTGTAGTATCTTATCCAAAGCAGACCGAACAGATGTTTAACGGAACCAAGGAGATAGGAACATCGCAGGCCATGCAAACCTATACGGTAGATTCGGAAGGAAATATTAATTTTCCCGTAGTTGGAAAATTGAAGTTGGCCGACAAAACGAAACAGGAGGCTGTGGATTTGTTGGAAAATAAAATCTCCGAACTGGTAAAGGATCCTATTGTTAATATCCAGATTATCAACTTTAAAGTAACCGTATTGGGCGAAGTTTTAAAGCCTGGAACCTATCCGGTTAATTCGGACCGGGTAACAGTTCTTGATGCTCTGGGATTAGCCAGCGACCTTACGATTCACGGCAATCGTACCAATGTAAAGGTTATTCGCGATAATAATGGAAAACAGGAGGTGGTTACTTTCGATTTAACAAAATCTGATTTCTTTTCGTCTCCCTATTTTTACCTGCAACAGAATGATATCGTATATGTAGAACCTAATGATAAACGAAAAACACAGGCACGCTATAGCCAGACAGACCAAGTGGATCTTTCCGTAATAACGGCAATAACCTCTTCTATCTCTGTGATAGCCAGTGTGATTGTCTCCATTATCGCAGTAAATAAATAAAAGATATCAAATTTAAAATATATTAAAGATGGGAAATTTTTCCTCCGACAAGATAGGACAGCTCTTCGCTTCTCTTACGAAGAAGGATGTAAGAATGTACAAGTATGGCTTCTTTTTACTGCTGGTTGTAATTTTTGCCTTGTCTGTAGTTTACATAATGATTACAACTCCGGTATACCAAATACAGGCCAATGTGCTTATTAAGGATGAAGCCGAGAAAAGCAGTGCGGGTATGTCGTCCATGCTTAAAGGCTTTTCGTTTGGCGGGTTTCTGAGTGCTGGTGGCGGCAGTGTGGATGATGAGTTGTTGCTGATGAATTCTTATTCGCTGGTAAAAGATGTGGTAAAAGAGTTGCAGTTGAATGTGTCTTATACTTCGACCGATTTTGTTAAGAAGACAGATTACTATGGAAAGACCCCTATCCAGCTTGTTTTTTCTGATAGCCTGGCATCTTCTTTTCTTAAAAACAAAATTTCCTTTAAACTGACGTCTGCAGGTACAGGTAAGATCAAAATTATTGCCAAACAGGGATGGTCTAAACTTCGTGAAGTTACCGTATCTCAATTTCCATATGAACTGAAGCTGGATGAGGGTACTTTCCGATTCGAAACAACCCCTCATTTCTCGTTCAATACGTTTAAGAACCTGCGGATCAACTTTAGTGGATACGACTGGACCACCGAATCCTTCCTGAAAAGCCTGGTTATTAAGATTGCAGAGAAAAAATCCAACGGTATCTACCTGGCTATTCAAGAAACCAATGTGCAACGAGGTAAGCATTTTCTGAATAAAATAATCGCATTGTATAATGACAGAGGTATCGACCAGAAGAATATATCGGCTCAGCGCACCGCCTCATTTCTTGAGGAACGTATTGCTTTGAATTCGAAAGAACTGTCGGATGTGGAACATTATATTGAAAAGTTTAAAAAAGAAAACAATATCACTGATATTGAGGTTGAGGCTAAAATCCTGATAGAAAAGAATGGCGATTTTAAGGAGAAGTTAATCGACTCAGAGATTCAGTATGCTACAGTTCAGCTGATAGAAGACTTCCTCAAAGCTCCGGAAAACAGATATGCCATGGCTCCGCTGAACCTTGGTATTACAGAGAAGACAGCTGCCGAAGGACTTCAGCAGTATAATAACTTCTTGCTTGAAAGAGAAAAGTTGCTTCAAACAACCAAGGGTGACAACCCGGCTGTATTGATGCTTAACAAGCAGATCGATCTGTTACGCGAGAATGTGCTTGAAACATTTAAAAGCATCAAAGCGGGTTTCGATGTGGCTAGAAACGACCTTAAAAAACAGGAAAGGGAATTTATCTCACGTATTGGCGATATGCCAACCCAGGAACGTTTGTATCTGGACATAAAACGTCAGCAGGTAATTAAATCGGAACTTTACCTGTTCTTACTGCAACAAAAAGAAGAAAACGCGATGACAATGGCACGGTCTATGCCACGGGCTCAGATTATCGATGCAGCTTACAGTCTGCTTGACCCGGTAAAGCCCAATCCTCTGTTTGTGTTTTCAATTGCCCTGATCATTGCCTTCTTTATTCCGGTAATAGTTATTGCCTATAAAGTGTTGGTGAAAAATTAAGATATGAGGCTTATTATACCAAAGATAAGTAATTTTCATCATGTTTCACTGTATGTGTGCGACGAGTTTATCAGTACTATAGACGCATTACAGGTTGGTGAAATCTGCTCTACCCATAGGGTATTGGACAAGCTGTTGCTAAAATATCTGCAATATGGTTCGATGCCCTCATGGAACAAGAACGGTTCGGCATGTTTTTCTATTGCAATGGGGATTGATTCCATCCCGGGAGTGAATACCCTATTGCAATCAAATCTCCGTATTTTGTATTTGTTTGATGCCTGGCCGGACAAACATACACGTATCGAAAAAATAGTTAAGCATTTGAAGATCGATTTGCTGTTGGTAAGTTCGTCGCAATCGGCTTCCATGTTACAAGTACGTCTGCCCCGCACCAAAGTATTGTTTTGTCCGGAGGCATGTAAAGTTGAGGAGTATAAATGCAAGCCGCTTATTGATAGAAAAATTGACCTGTTGCAGTTGGGTAGGCGTTACGAACCTGTGCATAAAGCTTTGATAACAGATTCGGGTCTTAATTATTTGTATCAAAAAGAATCAGGATCACTTACTTTCGCCTCGCAGGATTTATTGAAGCAAGGATTTGCCGATTCGAAGCTATCCCTTTGTTTTCCTAAAACGATGACCCATCCAGTCGAATCCGGTGGCGTAGAAACGGTTACAAACCGATATTTCCAATCTATGGCATCTAAATGTCTGGTTATTGGTAAGGCTCCACAGGAGTTGATGCAGATATTCGGCTATAATCCGGTAGTAGAACTTGATTTGAAAGATCCGTTGGGGCATGTAAAGAAGATCCTTGACAATATGACTGATTACGAGTCGTTTATAGAACATAATTATACCATATTAAAGAGAGATCATACCTGGTTGAACAGATGGTTGTTTATCCGGAATGAAATAAATAAATTATCCTGATGCAAAAGATACAAACGGACATACTTTGGTTATTTGGCGCAAAAGGAACACTTTTGTTGGCTAATTTTGTCGTAATTTCGATTACACTGGATTTGCTTTCAACAAAAATCTACGGAGTATGGATAACATTATATACTACAATTTCCTGGCTTAGTTTTTTTGATTTAGGTTTGGGTAACGGCATGCGAAATCTTTTTGCCGTAAACAGAGCCATAGGTAATCAGGAAAAAAACAAACAGCTTGTAAGTACTTCCTATATTATCGTTCTGGGTATAGCCCTTATTTTGCTGATAGTGGGATTGCCGTTTGTATACTATGCAGATATTGCCCGATTTTTTAATATAAGTGATATCGCAATTCCTGATTTAAGATGTGTTTTGTCTTTATTAGTAGTTGTAACGTCCTTGCAGTTAATTACTAAATTGATAAATTCAATTTTTCTTGCCGATCAGAAACCGGCGCTCTCGTCACTTATCGATTGTTCGGGAGTTGTTTGCTCGCTTCTGCTTTTATTTATTTTAAAAGACAGGCTGGTTGGGAGTTTATTTAACCTGGCACTGATTATTACACTTCCAACATTCATTATCTCTTTTATTGTTACGCTTTTTGCCTTTAATAAGAATTATAGAAAGTTAAAGCCTTCAATGAAGTATTTCAATTTAAAGATCAGCAATAAATTAATAAATCTGGGACTTCGGTTTTTTCTGATTCAACTGTCTGCATTGATTATATTGCAGGGAAGCAATATAATTATTTTAAAATTTATCGGGGCTGAAGAGGTATCGGTCTTCAGTCTTGTTTACAAGTATTTTAATGTTATTGTAACTGTATTTACCCTTGTTCTTACTCCCTATTGGAGTTTCTTTACCGATTCGTACGCAAAAAATAATTATAACCAGCTTAAACAAGGATTCAAACAACTGCTTATTTCATGGCTGGCAATCAGTATGGTTGGGGTTGTGATGTGGATTGCATTGCCCTTTAGTTTCAAGATATGGTTAAATCAGGAACTGGATATTCCGGCCTATTTACCAGTTTCGCTGCTATTGTTTTCTATTTTCAGCAACTTGGGATCTGTGTTTATCTATTTTTTAAACGGAACAAGTAGTTATTTGAATTTTCAGTTGGTGATTGTTCTGGCTTTTGCGGCTCTGCTATATCCGTTAAGTGCCTATCTGTTGCCTACTTATGGTGTGTTAGGTGTTGTATTTACGATGTTTTTTGCAAATTCTTACGGCGTTCTGTTTGCTCCTTATCTTTCTTATAAGGTGTTGAAGAGAATGAAGTCTAATTAATGTTGTAACAGCCAATATATGATAAAGATCTTAGATATAGAGAAAGCGATATTAATGTTAATTCTGTTCTCAATTGCGATTTTGGGATATGAGGTTCAATTTATGTCTTATGTTCTGTCGGCAATCGTAGTTGGATACTTTATGTTAAAAGGTGAATTGCAGTTAAGTCGGTATGGGGTATTGATTCCATTGATTTTATTATTGATACTAGGGACGAGGATAGGTACCGGATTCCGGCTTGTTGATATTGTGAGAGATTATATCTATTTCTCGTCGCCAATGTTATCTTTCTTATTGGGAGTGATTCTGTATAAACGAATTTCGTTGCAAAAGCTCATGATTCTTTTTGTTGCTTTCGGTACAATTTATTCTCTTTATTACTTATTACAATCAACGCTTCAGTTTGGAAGTATATTC containing:
- a CDS encoding alpha-L-fucosidase produces the protein MKKFFDIIVLCVIVIFIFPSCSKNQDFDLEIETDKQKWWDEAKFGMFIHFGVYSVPAGRFVGTDLDGVTYTSNESSTANGVGAEWLMFTSRIPRETYKLYANSFTCSNFNADEIAMLAKSAGMKYLVITIKHHDGFVMYPTKFTEWNIANSAAKGKDIINEIQNACVRNGLKFGVYFSQNIDWMAEGSYGEVPEINGYYDDHSKYDLYTENLINEFVNRYPNIDLIWWDGYHANSNEVVANLFKNAALSVRPNIIFNDRLYSKHEGDYITPEMNLNLPIQKFQRFELCNSINKKSWGYSESVHQQYYMSAKEIIVNLLRCIQYGGNMLLNVGPKADGSIPHSQTAPLREAGEIIHKMGGVYKSNSLKQLYGQHNCICRYTEENGQTILYVTKMPGVDVTEINVTGINNSISSVKTNHTVTKVGNTITIKGLKGDFDTARIQLVGEIDCYDAGINLPCVGVISPLSAYANGELGVGLGDEDQFMYTNWRGNYSGSIEYMFNVIEEKSYKISVYTAEMSNYEITIEIDGVKYPKNISLGYQRHKSTIIDAISLSKGSHVIKLTISSDEEKWANFYGIEFE
- a CDS encoding CvfB family protein, giving the protein MVEIGKYNTLKIVKDLDFGVYLDGGDDLEILLPARYVPRNVKPGDEVEVFIYHDNEGRIIATTAKPLAVVGEFQWMECKSVNDMGAFLEWGLMKDLLVPFREQKMPMREGKWYLVYVHLDHVTKRIVASARVDKFLDNVPPVYEFNQEVDLLVADETEIGYKVIINNLHWGLVYHNEIYRRLERGEHLKGYIKEVREDEKIDVSLTRLGYEKVEGIAGIILDALKVQNGFLPVHDKSPAEEIYSLFGCSKKSFKQAIGALYKKKLISIEPTGIRLI
- a CDS encoding polysaccharide biosynthesis/export family protein, with the protein product MNLKLAPFALCLYVLCACSTPKNITYFQDLNNPDKQSITQQNNQFVPRICVGDLLTITVSALDPAAVAPFNLPVVSYPKQTEQMFNGTKEIGTSQAMQTYTVDSEGNINFPVVGKLKLADKTKQEAVDLLENKISELVKDPIVNIQIINFKVTVLGEVLKPGTYPVNSDRVTVLDALGLASDLTIHGNRTNVKVIRDNNGKQEVVTFDLTKSDFFSSPYFYLQQNDIVYVEPNDKRKTQARYSQTDQVDLSVITAITSSISVIASVIVSIIAVNK
- a CDS encoding GumC family protein, whose protein sequence is MGNFSSDKIGQLFASLTKKDVRMYKYGFFLLLVVIFALSVVYIMITTPVYQIQANVLIKDEAEKSSAGMSSMLKGFSFGGFLSAGGGSVDDELLLMNSYSLVKDVVKELQLNVSYTSTDFVKKTDYYGKTPIQLVFSDSLASSFLKNKISFKLTSAGTGKIKIIAKQGWSKLREVTVSQFPYELKLDEGTFRFETTPHFSFNTFKNLRINFSGYDWTTESFLKSLVIKIAEKKSNGIYLAIQETNVQRGKHFLNKIIALYNDRGIDQKNISAQRTASFLEERIALNSKELSDVEHYIEKFKKENNITDIEVEAKILIEKNGDFKEKLIDSEIQYATVQLIEDFLKAPENRYAMAPLNLGITEKTAAEGLQQYNNFLLEREKLLQTTKGDNPAVLMLNKQIDLLRENVLETFKSIKAGFDVARNDLKKQEREFISRIGDMPTQERLYLDIKRQQVIKSELYLFLLQQKEENAMTMARSMPRAQIIDAAYSLLDPVKPNPLFVFSIALIIAFFIPVIVIAYKVLVKN
- a CDS encoding glycosyltransferase family 1 protein, producing MRLIIPKISNFHHVSLYVCDEFISTIDALQVGEICSTHRVLDKLLLKYLQYGSMPSWNKNGSACFSIAMGIDSIPGVNTLLQSNLRILYLFDAWPDKHTRIEKIVKHLKIDLLLVSSSQSASMLQVRLPRTKVLFCPEACKVEEYKCKPLIDRKIDLLQLGRRYEPVHKALITDSGLNYLYQKESGSLTFASQDLLKQGFADSKLSLCFPKTMTHPVESGGVETVTNRYFQSMASKCLVIGKAPQELMQIFGYNPVVELDLKDPLGHVKKILDNMTDYESFIEHNYTILKRDHTWLNRWLFIRNEINKLS
- a CDS encoding lipopolysaccharide biosynthesis protein: MQKIQTDILWLFGAKGTLLLANFVVISITLDLLSTKIYGVWITLYTTISWLSFFDLGLGNGMRNLFAVNRAIGNQEKNKQLVSTSYIIVLGIALILLIVGLPFVYYADIARFFNISDIAIPDLRCVLSLLVVVTSLQLITKLINSIFLADQKPALSSLIDCSGVVCSLLLLFILKDRLVGSLFNLALIITLPTFIISFIVTLFAFNKNYRKLKPSMKYFNLKISNKLINLGLRFFLIQLSALIILQGSNIIILKFIGAEEVSVFSLVYKYFNVIVTVFTLVLTPYWSFFTDSYAKNNYNQLKQGFKQLLISWLAISMVGVVMWIALPFSFKIWLNQELDIPAYLPVSLLLFSIFSNLGSVFIYFLNGTSSYLNFQLVIVLAFAALLYPLSAYLLPTYGVLGVVFTMFFANSYGVLFAPYLSYKVLKRMKSN